The following are encoded together in the Glycine max cultivar Williams 82 chromosome 8, Glycine_max_v4.0, whole genome shotgun sequence genome:
- the LOC100811201 gene encoding Photosystem I reaction center subunit VI-2, chloroplastic-like — MASLATLAAVQPAALNGLAGSSLSGTKLSFKPSRHTVKSKNFRSGAVVAKYGDKSVYFDLEDLGNTTGQWDLYGSDAPSPYNPLQSKFFETFAAPFTKRGLLLKFLILGGGSTLAYFSATASGDILPIKKGPQLPPKLGPRGKI; from the exons ATGGCTTCTCTTGCAACCTTAGCTGCTGTTCAACCAGCTGCGCTCAATGGCCTTGCTGGAAGTTCCCTCTCTGGAACTAAGCTCTCTTTCAAGCCCTCTCGCCACACTGTCAAATCCAAGAACTTCAG GAGTGGTGCCGTGGTAGCAAAGTATGGTGACAAGAGTGTGTACTTTGATTTGGAGGATCTGGGCAACACTACGGGGCAGTGGGACTTGTATGGCTCAGATGCACCTTCACCCTACAACCCTCTTCAG AGCAAGTTCTTCGAGACATTTGCTGCTCCATTCACAAAGAGGGGATTGTTACTCAAGTTTCTGATATTGGGAGGTGGTTCCACCCTTGCATACTTCAGTGCAACAGCCTCAGGTGACATTCTACCAATCAAGAAGGGACCACAACTTCCACCAAAGCTTGGTCCTCGTGGCAAGATCTAA